The following are encoded together in the Methylomonas methanica MC09 genome:
- the tadA gene encoding tRNA adenosine(34) deaminase TadA — protein sequence MTDEDWMWHALRLAQRAEQQGEVPVGAVLVRDDYCIAEGWNQPIQLHDPTAHAEMQVLRKAGSAIENYRLIDTTLYVTLEPCVMCMGAIAHARVKRLVFGAYDPKRGAVCHALQLSDAPFLNHKIDWLGGVLQANCAELLTDFFKARR from the coding sequence ATGACCGACGAGGATTGGATGTGGCATGCGTTGCGGTTGGCGCAACGGGCCGAACAGCAGGGCGAAGTGCCGGTGGGCGCCGTGTTGGTGCGGGACGATTATTGTATTGCGGAAGGCTGGAACCAGCCGATTCAACTGCACGACCCCACGGCCCACGCCGAAATGCAAGTGCTGCGAAAAGCAGGGTCTGCCATCGAAAATTACCGTTTAATCGATACCACCTTGTATGTGACCCTGGAACCCTGTGTGATGTGCATGGGTGCCATTGCCCACGCCCGCGTGAAACGCTTGGTGTTCGGCGCTTACGATCCGAAACGCGGCGCAGTCTGCCACGCCTTGCAACTTAGCGACGCGCCGTTTTTGAATCATAAAATCGATTGGTTAGGCGGGGTGCTGCAGGCCAATTGCGCGGAATTGTTGACGGATTTTTTTAAAGCCCGGCGCTAG
- a CDS encoding DUF3047 domain-containing protein, with protein sequence MIKKYGWPLLPALLLSTAAADSKIPLGEFSQNQLNGWEQKSFKGETRYHLQKLDGVTVLFADSHASGSGLFKDQVIDLEQTPILNWSWQIANRLPGLDEQSKAGDDYAARIYVVAKGGLAFWQTKAINYVWAGNSAKGRVWPNAYAGDHVMMLALRGPEAPLNSWQTEKRNVRADFKQLFGEDVRHIDAVAIMTDTDNSGRSVSAIYGDIWFSED encoded by the coding sequence ATGATAAAAAAATACGGCTGGCCTTTATTGCCGGCTTTACTGCTATCCACTGCGGCGGCCGATTCCAAAATTCCGCTTGGAGAATTCAGCCAAAACCAACTAAACGGTTGGGAACAGAAAAGCTTCAAGGGCGAAACCCGTTACCATTTGCAAAAGTTGGACGGCGTAACCGTTTTGTTTGCGGATAGTCATGCGTCTGGATCGGGATTGTTCAAAGATCAAGTTATAGACCTAGAGCAAACGCCGATATTGAATTGGTCCTGGCAAATAGCCAACCGGCTGCCCGGCCTGGATGAACAAAGCAAAGCCGGCGACGATTATGCCGCGCGAATCTACGTGGTGGCGAAAGGCGGTTTGGCGTTCTGGCAAACCAAAGCTATCAATTACGTATGGGCCGGCAATAGCGCGAAGGGCCGCGTATGGCCGAATGCGTATGCCGGCGACCACGTGATGATGCTAGCCTTACGCGGCCCGGAAGCGCCATTGAACAGCTGGCAAACCGAGAAACGCAATGTACGGGCCGACTTTAAACAATTGTTTGGCGAAGATGTTCGCCACATCGATGCCGTGGCCATCATGACCGACACCGACAACAGCGGCCGCTCGGTTTCGGCTATTTACGGCGACATCTGGTTTTCCGAGGATTAA
- a CDS encoding L-threonylcarbamoyladenylate synthase, whose protein sequence is MTPTAVNPQSIEQAAALLRQGKLVAIPTETVYGLGADAANPEAVAKIFAAKGRPADHPLIVHMAYALQIKDWAIDIPEAAWQLAREFWPGPLTMVLRKKASVPLAVTGGQDTVALRVPNNPVALWLLRVFGGGIAAPSANRFGRISPTLAQHVADELGDAVDCILDGGPCSVGLESTIIDLTDSQPTILRPGRITRSQLEEVLQTPVSLKSQHKIRAPGMLAAHYAPGTPAYLCEPGSLLNEFDALCAQGKQVGVLAFSPELSELPCEHLLHLPHEAEAYEAALYSALRKLDSFGLDSILVEQPPAIEEWAAVNDRLGKATL, encoded by the coding sequence TTGACCCCCACAGCCGTTAACCCACAATCCATCGAACAGGCCGCCGCGTTGTTGCGACAGGGCAAGCTGGTGGCGATACCCACCGAAACCGTTTACGGTTTGGGCGCGGATGCCGCCAATCCGGAGGCGGTGGCGAAAATTTTTGCCGCCAAGGGCCGGCCGGCGGATCATCCGTTAATCGTGCATATGGCTTATGCCCTGCAGATCAAGGATTGGGCCATCGACATTCCGGAGGCCGCCTGGCAACTGGCCCGCGAGTTTTGGCCGGGGCCGCTGACCATGGTGTTACGTAAGAAAGCTTCGGTGCCGTTGGCCGTTACCGGCGGGCAGGATACGGTGGCGTTGCGGGTGCCGAATAATCCGGTGGCCTTGTGGTTGTTGCGGGTGTTCGGTGGCGGTATTGCCGCGCCATCCGCCAACCGATTCGGCCGTATCAGCCCGACGCTGGCCCAGCATGTGGCGGACGAATTGGGCGATGCGGTCGATTGCATTCTGGATGGCGGGCCCTGCAGCGTAGGCTTGGAGTCGACCATTATCGATTTGACCGACAGCCAGCCGACTATTTTGCGGCCCGGCCGGATTACCCGCAGCCAGTTGGAAGAGGTTTTACAAACCCCCGTCTCGTTAAAATCCCAGCATAAAATCCGCGCGCCCGGCATGTTGGCGGCGCATTACGCGCCCGGTACTCCGGCTTATTTATGCGAACCGGGCTCGTTATTGAATGAATTCGACGCGCTGTGCGCACAGGGCAAGCAGGTGGGCGTGCTGGCATTTAGTCCGGAATTATCTGAATTGCCTTGCGAGCATTTACTGCATTTGCCGCACGAGGCGGAAGCGTATGAAGCGGCGCTGTATAGTGCCTTGCGAAAGTTGGACAGTTTCGGTTTGGATAGTATTTTGGTGGAACAGCCGCCGGCGATAGAAGAATGGGCCGCGGTGAACGATAGACTGGGCAAAGCCACGCTATGA
- a CDS encoding HupE/UreJ family protein produces the protein MQAKRTGKSTDLAFGPSKLLLSFCIQPLLLLAFLSKQFFNFDLIGLSHGFTHPLMGWDHLLTMLAVGIWAAQLRGKAIWMLPLAFVGVMSLGGLAGAAGLSIPSVEGIILLSCAVFSLLITHKVRFNAKINVMIVAFFAFFHGFAHGQEISASASLISYTVGFMLATLLLHGAGILAAKLVIFSITCLLTALFSGSAIAKTTDSSSEDSKKVVSRHSQSTAEAWFGSGQTDDIHAYFSFVKDRLRSENCVSQGGCTDLAAGPMADASRRFVKAPPEQRSGKLKMFAGEAACLPGKPAPLDVLGDRQVTALIYPADSPPLGLDFKRYFPDINHTPGTHLLSNGVGLTSPPLAMLPFPQINSPLSSSPISSIEESHLQSILAAINLRKSRFGFVCRDRAPDLTTPLYSRPAISGLFDAFTNLVPQDRAPRRIQRVAALNLSALYRLQLTDYRFESSA, from the coding sequence ATGCAAGCAAAGCGTACCGGCAAATCAACCGACTTGGCTTTCGGCCCGAGCAAGCTGCTGCTGTCTTTTTGCATCCAGCCCTTGCTGCTGCTGGCGTTTTTAAGCAAACAATTTTTCAATTTCGATCTGATTGGCTTGAGTCACGGCTTTACCCACCCTTTGATGGGCTGGGATCATTTGCTGACCATGCTGGCGGTCGGCATCTGGGCGGCGCAATTGCGCGGCAAAGCGATCTGGATGTTGCCTTTGGCCTTTGTCGGCGTGATGAGTTTGGGCGGACTGGCCGGCGCGGCGGGTTTGTCGATTCCCAGCGTGGAGGGCATCATCCTGTTGTCCTGCGCGGTGTTCAGCCTGTTAATTACCCACAAGGTGCGATTCAACGCCAAGATCAATGTGATGATCGTGGCCTTTTTTGCTTTTTTCCACGGCTTTGCGCACGGCCAGGAAATTTCCGCCTCGGCCAGTTTAATTTCGTATACCGTGGGCTTTATGCTGGCCACGCTGCTGTTGCATGGCGCCGGCATTTTGGCGGCCAAACTGGTGATTTTCAGCATCACCTGTTTATTGACCGCGTTGTTTTCCGGTTCGGCCATTGCTAAAACCACCGATTCCAGTAGCGAAGACAGTAAAAAAGTCGTATCGCGTCATTCGCAATCAACGGCGGAGGCTTGGTTCGGTAGCGGACAAACGGATGACATTCACGCGTATTTTAGTTTCGTCAAAGACCGCTTACGATCGGAAAATTGTGTCTCGCAGGGCGGTTGCACCGATCTCGCCGCGGGGCCGATGGCCGATGCGTCGCGGCGCTTTGTGAAGGCGCCGCCGGAACAGCGGAGCGGAAAGCTAAAGATGTTCGCCGGCGAAGCCGCCTGTTTGCCGGGCAAGCCCGCGCCGCTTGATGTGCTCGGTGACCGGCAGGTTACGGCTTTGATTTACCCTGCCGATAGTCCGCCTCTCGGCCTGGATTTTAAACGCTATTTTCCGGATATTAACCATACGCCCGGAACACACTTGTTAAGCAACGGTGTCGGTCTGACTTCGCCGCCGCTTGCCATGCTTCCGTTCCCGCAAATCAATTCCCCTCTCAGCAGTTCCCCGATTTCCAGCATTGAAGAGTCTCATCTTCAATCGATATTAGCCGCTATCAATCTCCGCAAAAGCCGATTCGGTTTTGTTTGCCGTGATCGTGCGCCGGATTTAACCACCCCCTTATATTCGCGTCCAGCCATCTCCGGGCTGTTTGATGCTTTCACGAATCTCGTTCCGCAAGACCGCGCGCCACGCCGTATCCAGCGTGTGGCGGCACTGAATTTATCGGCCCTTTACCGGCTGCAACTCACCGACTACCGATTCGAGTCATCGGCTTGA
- a CDS encoding HupE/UreJ family protein, producing the protein MGRLSVGYGRGLLGAVLLLQAAWVWAHAPGLSSLDVAVKPARIDVRMTFALQDIEAFAPMDSDLDAEVSDAEREAAKPDIAKLLAGQLRIAVDGEDVAPTGLGQVGFDAENNAHVEFQYAAVPKRRLLVQSTFLQRLAEGHRQYLTVRDADGKVLAEKMLVKQDDGLSLSFAAAADGEPVASAHSTFNTFRDFFKLGVEHIVTGYDHLLFLLALLVVTHGFWQALKIITFFTLAHSLTLALAGLNIVDLLGSFVEPFIAATIIYVGVENIIRGDHPKGRHWLTFGFGLIHGFGFAGALREMEISSGDTGIFLPLLSFNLGIESGQIAVAIVILPMIWWLNNKADIAEKFLKSCSIAVSLMGTYWLLERTVL; encoded by the coding sequence ATGGGACGTTTGAGTGTCGGTTATGGCAGAGGGTTGCTGGGGGCGGTTTTACTGTTGCAAGCCGCTTGGGTGTGGGCGCACGCGCCTGGGCTTAGCTCGCTGGATGTGGCGGTAAAACCTGCCCGGATCGATGTCAGGATGACGTTTGCCTTGCAGGATATAGAGGCTTTTGCACCCATGGACAGCGATTTGGATGCAGAGGTTTCCGATGCCGAACGCGAAGCCGCCAAACCCGACATCGCCAAGTTGCTGGCCGGGCAGCTGCGCATTGCGGTGGACGGAGAGGATGTTGCGCCGACGGGTCTTGGACAAGTCGGTTTCGACGCGGAGAATAATGCGCATGTCGAATTTCAATATGCTGCCGTCCCGAAACGGCGGTTGCTGGTGCAATCGACGTTTTTGCAGCGGTTAGCCGAGGGTCACCGGCAATATCTGACCGTCAGGGATGCCGACGGCAAAGTGCTTGCTGAAAAAATGCTGGTCAAGCAGGACGACGGGTTGAGTCTCTCCTTCGCAGCTGCGGCGGATGGGGAACCGGTGGCATCGGCGCATTCCACATTCAATACCTTTCGCGATTTTTTTAAACTGGGCGTGGAGCATATCGTTACCGGTTACGACCATCTGTTGTTTTTGTTGGCGCTATTGGTTGTAACCCACGGGTTTTGGCAGGCGCTAAAAATCATTACCTTTTTTACATTGGCTCATTCGCTGACCTTGGCGCTGGCCGGGTTGAATATAGTCGATCTGCTCGGTAGTTTTGTCGAGCCTTTCATCGCTGCCACTATCATTTACGTCGGAGTTGAGAACATTATACGCGGCGATCATCCGAAAGGTCGGCACTGGCTGACTTTCGGGTTTGGGCTCATCCATGGTTTCGGTTTTGCCGGGGCGTTGCGGGAAATGGAAATTTCCTCGGGCGATACCGGCATTTTTTTACCGTTATTGTCATTCAATTTGGGTATAGAAAGCGGGCAAATTGCGGTTGCGATCGTGATATTGCCCATGATCTGGTGGCTGAACAACAAAGCGGACATTGCCGAGAAGTTTTTGAAGAGCTGCTCGATAGCAGTCAGTTTGATGGGGACATACTGGTTGTTGGAAAGAACCGTTCTATAA
- a CDS encoding TonB-dependent receptor — protein sequence MTRSYRHKKFLLKPLTVGLSLALGFGFSPVWAHNLEELDTVEVEEDGRGKDLIGIAETASQGEVSQKQFEYRPLSRNGELIEVVPGAVATQHSGSGKANQYFLRGFNLDHGTDFTTYVDGIPMNMTTHAHGQGYMDLNSVIPELVKKIEYGKGPYYAEVGDFSAAGYAKMHTMDKLDQAIAKFTAGSYDYYRTLLANSSKVGDGDLLYAGEFNLYNGVWQVPEDSKKFNGMLKYTLDQHDWGMTINGKAYSNSWTATNQIPQSAIDSGALGLYGSMDPSDGGTSNRYSLSSNFWQYGKNWKNDANLYALYTDLNLYSNFSGFTRGAQGDQILQTERRVQTGGNFEHTRYNKILGFEMDNSVGLQFRHDEIMGLGLYHTNQRQIVDTVSKSDVGVTTVGVYFKNHTHWHDKVRTIAGLRGDFINNDVTVLDNTTHSATVNAANSGSRGKAMISPKLSLVIGPWYDTEYFFNIGYGYHSNDARGTTLQLNPADGTPAVDGQGNSNARIRPAAWSRGGEAGIRTNYIPGLNSTFALWWLESSQELVFVGDEGTTEVNSKSHRYGIELTNYYKPTDWLTLDADYALSTARFADTPAGATDNFVPNSVGRVVSAGATVVAPNGLFGTLRFRHFGAVPLDESGTFWAGDTNILNLGMGYKQKQYKFEIDIFNILGSQSNDIAYAYDSAYPSGAATTTGILKHPVEPRMVRGTITVNF from the coding sequence ATGACACGTTCATACAGACATAAAAAATTCTTACTCAAACCGTTGACGGTGGGTTTGAGCCTGGCCCTGGGGTTCGGATTTTCGCCGGTTTGGGCGCATAACCTGGAGGAGTTGGATACGGTAGAAGTTGAAGAAGACGGGCGCGGTAAGGATTTGATCGGCATTGCCGAAACCGCCTCGCAAGGCGAAGTGAGTCAAAAGCAATTCGAATACCGGCCGTTATCCCGCAATGGCGAACTGATCGAGGTGGTGCCGGGTGCGGTCGCTACCCAACACAGCGGTTCGGGCAAGGCCAACCAGTATTTTCTGCGCGGTTTCAACCTGGATCACGGTACCGACTTTACCACCTATGTCGACGGCATCCCGATGAACATGACTACGCACGCGCACGGTCAGGGCTATATGGATTTGAACAGCGTCATTCCCGAATTGGTGAAGAAGATCGAATACGGTAAAGGCCCTTACTATGCCGAGGTGGGGGATTTTTCGGCGGCCGGTTACGCCAAGATGCATACCATGGATAAGCTCGATCAGGCGATTGCCAAATTCACGGCCGGCTCGTACGACTACTATCGCACTCTGCTGGCCAATTCAAGTAAAGTCGGCGACGGCGATTTGCTGTATGCCGGCGAGTTCAACCTGTACAACGGGGTTTGGCAAGTGCCGGAAGACTCCAAAAAATTCAATGGTATGCTGAAGTACACCCTGGATCAGCATGACTGGGGTATGACCATTAACGGTAAGGCGTATTCCAACAGCTGGACCGCGACCAACCAAATCCCACAATCGGCAATCGATAGCGGCGCGTTGGGTCTTTACGGTTCCATGGATCCCAGCGACGGCGGCACCAGTAATCGTTACAGCTTGTCGAGCAATTTTTGGCAATACGGCAAGAACTGGAAAAACGACGCCAACCTTTATGCGCTGTATACCGATTTGAATTTGTATTCCAATTTCAGCGGCTTCACCCGAGGTGCGCAGGGCGACCAGATTTTGCAAACCGAACGACGGGTGCAAACCGGCGGTAATTTCGAACACACCCGCTATAACAAAATACTGGGTTTCGAAATGGATAACAGCGTCGGGCTGCAATTCCGTCATGATGAGATCATGGGTCTTGGCCTTTACCATACCAATCAAAGACAAATCGTGGATACCGTCAGCAAGAGCGATGTCGGCGTCACCACGGTCGGCGTCTATTTTAAAAACCACACGCACTGGCATGACAAAGTGCGCACCATTGCGGGTTTGCGCGGCGACTTTATCAACAACGATGTCACCGTGCTTGATAACACCACCCATAGCGCTACCGTCAATGCCGCCAATTCCGGTAGCCGCGGCAAGGCTATGATCAGCCCGAAACTGAGCTTGGTAATCGGTCCCTGGTACGACACGGAATATTTCTTCAATATCGGCTACGGTTATCACTCCAACGACGCCCGGGGTACCACTCTGCAGCTTAATCCGGCCGACGGTACGCCGGCCGTCGACGGCCAAGGCAACTCGAACGCCAGAATCCGTCCGGCCGCATGGTCGCGCGGCGGCGAGGCGGGGATACGGACCAACTATATTCCCGGCTTGAACAGTACTTTTGCCCTGTGGTGGCTGGAGTCCAGCCAAGAGCTGGTGTTTGTCGGCGATGAAGGGACTACCGAAGTCAACAGCAAGTCCCATCGCTACGGTATCGAATTGACCAATTACTATAAACCGACCGACTGGCTGACCCTGGACGCCGACTACGCCTTGAGCACGGCGCGCTTTGCGGACACCCCCGCTGGCGCCACCGACAATTTCGTGCCCAATTCGGTCGGACGGGTGGTCAGTGCCGGGGCTACGGTGGTGGCTCCGAACGGTTTGTTCGGTACCCTGAGATTTCGCCATTTCGGCGCAGTGCCGCTGGATGAGTCCGGTACCTTTTGGGCGGGCGACACCAATATCCTCAACCTGGGCATGGGCTACAAACAGAAACAATACAAATTTGAAATCGATATTTTCAACATCCTGGGGTCGCAAAGCAACGATATTGCCTACGCCTACGACTCTGCCTATCCCAGCGGCGCGGCCACTACCACGGGTATTTTGAAACACCCGGTGGAACCTCGTATGGTGCGCGGTACGATTACCGTTAATTTCTAG
- a CDS encoding 5'-nucleotidase: MKYPIEQKLVISLASSALFDLSASHQVFLTEGVVAYRAYQEQHIDVPLGKGVAFPFIRRFLSLNRAFPERLPVEVVLLSRNSPETGLRVFRSIQHYGLDIKRAAFMTGRSPHEYVPAFNASLFLSASEDDVQKAIDAQYPAGVVLPSKVYDDELDNELRIAFDFDGVIADDEAESVYKRNHDLIAFQRYEASHQGIPHQPGPLADLFKKLAWLQALEDERRATDANYRKIIKTSIITARSAPAHERVVTTLKAWGVSADESFFLGGMEKSRILKVLKPHLFFDDQRSHLHSAAGEIPMVHVPFGVANA, encoded by the coding sequence ATGAAATACCCTATCGAACAGAAACTGGTTATCAGTCTAGCTTCCAGTGCCTTGTTCGATTTGTCTGCATCGCATCAGGTCTTCCTAACTGAAGGTGTTGTCGCCTACCGCGCCTATCAGGAACAGCATATCGACGTCCCGCTCGGCAAGGGAGTGGCCTTTCCGTTTATCCGCCGGTTTTTGTCCCTCAATCGCGCCTTTCCGGAACGCCTGCCGGTCGAGGTGGTGTTATTGTCGCGTAATTCGCCGGAAACAGGCTTACGGGTATTTCGCTCGATTCAGCATTACGGACTGGATATCAAACGGGCCGCCTTTATGACCGGCCGTTCGCCGCATGAATATGTGCCGGCTTTCAATGCGTCGTTATTTTTGAGCGCCAGCGAGGACGACGTGCAAAAGGCCATTGATGCGCAATATCCCGCCGGCGTGGTGCTGCCTTCCAAAGTATACGATGACGAGCTCGACAACGAACTACGCATTGCTTTTGACTTTGACGGCGTCATTGCCGATGACGAGGCGGAGTCGGTCTACAAGCGAAATCACGACTTGATTGCCTTTCAGCGCTACGAGGCCAGTCATCAGGGGATACCCCATCAACCGGGGCCTTTGGCGGATTTGTTTAAGAAGCTGGCGTGGTTGCAAGCGCTGGAAGACGAGCGTCGCGCGACCGATGCGAATTATCGGAAAATCATCAAAACCAGCATTATTACGGCACGTAGCGCACCCGCTCACGAGCGGGTAGTCACTACGCTAAAAGCCTGGGGTGTTTCGGCGGACGAATCGTTTTTTCTGGGCGGCATGGAAAAATCCCGAATACTCAAAGTGCTAAAACCGCATCTGTTTTTCGATGATCAACGTAGCCATTTGCATTCTGCCGCCGGAGAAATTCCCATGGTGCACGTACCGTTCGGCGTGGCGAACGCATAG
- a CDS encoding Slp family lipoprotein: MKTLLFVMLVVVLSGCASQVPLTIRKPPQPNPMIADVLAQADPQKQPVRWGGTILSVVNHPNDTEIEILAKKLGRYGKPVDGDDTQGRFLARVNGFLDPAIYAHGRLLTVYGTIDSMINRNVGEKPYRYPLLNVQSQYLWPRELENDYPGYYPYGYYGPYGFYPYGYRFGFGYRRW; this comes from the coding sequence ATGAAAACTTTGCTATTTGTAATGCTGGTCGTTGTGCTTTCGGGTTGCGCCAGCCAAGTCCCATTGACGATCAGAAAGCCGCCGCAACCCAATCCGATGATTGCCGATGTGTTGGCTCAAGCCGATCCGCAAAAACAGCCGGTGCGGTGGGGCGGAACTATCTTGTCTGTCGTTAACCATCCCAACGACACCGAGATCGAAATATTGGCCAAGAAGCTGGGACGCTACGGAAAACCGGTAGACGGCGATGATACGCAAGGGCGTTTTTTGGCGCGAGTGAATGGCTTTCTCGATCCGGCCATTTATGCGCATGGCCGGCTGCTGACTGTCTACGGCACCATCGATTCCATGATAAACCGTAACGTAGGCGAAAAACCTTACCGCTATCCGTTGCTGAACGTGCAAAGCCAGTATCTATGGCCGCGCGAGCTGGAAAATGATTACCCGGGCTATTATCCCTATGGTTACTATGGGCCCTATGGCTTCTACCCCTACGGCTACCGGTTTGGCTTTGGTTACAGGCGCTGGTAA
- a CDS encoding response regulator transcription factor — MVNKITAILVDDHAVVRAGFRLLLSTGDKIEVVGEAARGEQALQLYQECRPDIVVMDLSMPGIGGLETIRRLLQRDNQALILVFSVHHEQVYVSRALHAGAKGYITKNSAPEILTEAIDAIVRGECYVERGLLKNPPEAKNTRDYHAILSEFSPREFDVFRLLAEGMTAQKVADQLCLGHKTVANYATQIKKKLQVDTTTELAHIAVHLGMMQR, encoded by the coding sequence ATCGTGAATAAAATAACCGCCATATTAGTGGACGACCACGCCGTGGTCCGCGCCGGCTTTCGTCTGCTACTGTCTACCGGCGATAAAATCGAGGTGGTCGGCGAAGCGGCGCGAGGCGAACAAGCGCTTCAGCTTTATCAGGAATGCCGGCCGGATATCGTGGTGATGGACCTGTCCATGCCCGGCATCGGCGGTCTGGAAACCATACGCAGACTCCTGCAGCGCGATAACCAGGCATTAATTTTAGTGTTCAGCGTGCATCACGAACAAGTCTACGTCAGCCGGGCATTGCATGCCGGTGCCAAGGGCTACATTACTAAAAATAGCGCGCCGGAGATCCTGACCGAAGCAATAGACGCCATCGTGCGCGGCGAGTGTTATGTAGAGCGCGGCTTGCTGAAAAACCCGCCGGAAGCCAAAAACACCCGCGACTACCACGCGATACTGTCCGAATTCTCGCCTCGGGAATTCGATGTGTTCAGGTTATTGGCGGAAGGCATGACGGCACAGAAAGTTGCGGATCAACTATGCCTGGGCCATAAAACCGTCGCCAACTACGCCACGCAAATCAAGAAAAAACTCCAGGTGGATACCACAACCGAACTCGCCCATATCGCCGTCCATTTGGGCATGATGCAACGCTGA
- the arsS gene encoding arsenosugar biosynthesis radical SAM (seleno)protein ArsS (Some members of this family are selenoproteins.), with protein MHDTKPLLANSDFPAIFRKPLEVLQLNLGYLCNLSCVHCHVNAGPKRTELMSRETIDQILALADAAQIHTLDLTGGAPEMHPEFMYLVRTARTAGIKVIDRCNLTILEEPDYPDLADFLADQQVEIVASLPCYLQENVDKQRGKGVFKNSLTALQRLNRLGYGQPDSALQLNLVFNPQDAVLPPDQHNLEQAYKQHLSQEYGIVFNHLFAIANMPIQRFGSMLVSQGRFDSYLNLLKQHFRAENLDNLMCLNTVSVDWEGYIYDCDFNQMLAMPLAAASRPRPHISELNLSQLKDAPIATAAHCYGCTAGQGSSCGGALAGA; from the coding sequence ATGCACGACACCAAACCGCTATTGGCAAATAGCGACTTTCCGGCCATTTTCCGCAAGCCGCTGGAAGTTTTACAGCTTAACCTCGGCTATCTGTGCAACCTGAGTTGCGTGCATTGCCACGTCAACGCCGGCCCGAAACGTACCGAGCTGATGAGCCGCGAAACGATTGATCAGATCCTGGCTTTGGCCGACGCAGCCCAGATTCATACGCTGGATTTAACCGGCGGCGCGCCGGAAATGCACCCTGAGTTCATGTATCTGGTGCGCACAGCCCGCACAGCCGGTATCAAGGTGATCGACCGTTGCAACCTGACTATCCTGGAAGAACCGGATTATCCTGATTTGGCGGACTTTCTGGCCGATCAGCAAGTCGAAATCGTCGCGTCCCTGCCGTGCTATCTGCAGGAAAATGTCGACAAACAGCGCGGCAAAGGCGTGTTCAAAAACAGCCTGACAGCCTTGCAACGGCTAAATCGCTTAGGCTATGGTCAGCCGGATAGCGCCTTACAACTCAATCTGGTTTTCAACCCCCAGGATGCGGTACTGCCACCCGACCAGCATAATCTGGAGCAGGCTTACAAACAGCATTTGTCGCAAGAATACGGTATCGTTTTCAACCACCTGTTTGCCATCGCCAACATGCCCATCCAACGCTTTGGCAGTATGCTGGTCAGCCAGGGCCGTTTCGATAGTTATCTGAATTTATTGAAACAACACTTTCGCGCCGAAAATCTCGACAACCTAATGTGCCTGAATACCGTCAGCGTCGACTGGGAAGGTTATATCTACGACTGCGATTTCAACCAGATGCTCGCCATGCCATTGGCTGCCGCGTCCCGACCACGTCCGCATATCAGCGAGCTAAACCTGTCGCAACTAAAAGACGCCCCAATTGCCACCGCCGCGCATTGCTATGGCTGTACCGCCGGCCAAGGCAGTAGCTGCGGCGGGGCGCTGGCCGGCGCATGA